A genomic window from Lotus japonicus ecotype B-129 chromosome 1, LjGifu_v1.2 includes:
- the LOC130712943 gene encoding GDP-mannose transporter GONST1 isoform X1 produces MKPSINEEHDVEDGKLVKSKTNKIPNQALLAGLAYCLSSCSMILVNKFVLSSYDFNAGISLMVYQNFISVILVTILSLLGLVSTEPLTWRLIKVWFPVNVIFVGMLITSMFSLKYINVAMVTVLKNVTNVITALGEMYLFKKHHDSRVWAALFLMIISAITGGITDLSFNATGYIWQTLNCFLTASYSLTLRRVMDTAKQVTKSGNLNEFSMVLLNNILSLPLGIFLVVVFNEVDYLFTTPLLRLPSFWLVMTFSGFLGLAISFTSMWFLHQTGATTYSLVGSLNKIPLSVAGILLFKVPTSLQNSASILFGLLAGVFFARAKIRERSQS; encoded by the exons ATGAAGCCTTCTATAAATGAAGAACATGATGTGGAAGATGGCAAGTTGGTCAAAagcaaaacaaataaaattccCAATCAAGCCTTGTTGGCTGGACTTGCATATTGTCTTTCCTCTTGTAGCATGATTTTGGTTAACAAGTTTGTACTTTCCAGCTATGATTTTAATGCTGGGATATCCTTGATGGTGTACCAG AATTTCATTTCAGTGATTCTTGTTACTATTTTGAGTCTTCTGGGTTTAGTTTCAACTGAGCCACTAACATGGAGATTGATTAAAGTTTGGTTTCCTGTGAATGTTATATTTGTGGGAATGCTCATTACAAGCATGTTTAG TCTGAAATACATTAATGTAGCCATGGTGACAGTCCTGAAGAATGTTACTAATGTCATAACCGCCCTTGGTGAAATGTACTTGTTTAAGAAGCACCACGACAGCAGAGTCTGGGCTGCTCTATTTCTAATG ATTATTTCGGCAATTACTGGAGGGATTACTGATCTCTCCTTTAATGCAACTGGCTATATTTGGCAGACACTAAACTGCTTCTTAACTGCATCATATTCT CTGACCCTACGAAGAGTCATGGATACAGCAAAGCAAGTTACTAAGTCCGGAAATTTAAATGAGTTTTCGATGGTCTTGTTGAACAACATCCTTTCTTTGCCTTTGGGAATTTTCCTGGTTGTTGTTTTCAATGAGGTGGATTATCTCTTCACAAC GCCACTTTTGAGATTGCCTAGCTTTTGGTTGGTGATGACCTTCAGTGGATTTTTGGGACTAGCAATCAGCTTCACATCCATGTGGTTTCTTCATCAAACAGGGGCTACAACTTACAG TCTCGTAGGTTCGCTGAACAAGATACCACTTTCGGTTGCTGGCATCCTTCTGTTTAAAGTTCCTACTAGTTTGCAGAATTCTGCTAGCATATTGTTTG GTCTTCTGGCAGGGGTGTTTTTCGCTAGAGCGAAAATCCGGGAGAGATCTCAATCTTGA
- the LOC130712915 gene encoding mitogen-activated protein kinase kinase kinase 3-like, giving the protein MPTWWGKKSSKSKEQVPEDEPRAAGVLHFNFIKSPIRKQLKGERPKSFDDAAAAAARISPRASRDLSSSAAACCNSDVGEKRGVPLPRPSVSSTQSFGTDQAIVFGSASLSGSSVSSSGSCDDQPPCHSQSPVNPSRAQYEMKFNVRSKSPGPGSRGPTSPTSPLHPRLQGLSLGSPTGRQEDDRSQCHPLPLPPGSPTSPSSLSNTFSNTRANGLPENTSYCSKWKRGKLLGRGTFGHVYLGFNSESGQLCAIKEVRVACEDQTSRECLKQLNQEIHLLSQLSHPNIVQYYGSNLGEETLSVHLEYVSGGSIHKLLQEYGAFKEPVIQNYTRQIVSGLAYLHGRNTVHRDIKGANILVDPNGEIKLADFGMAKLTSTTVSMLSFKGSPYWMAPEVVMNTNGYSLPVDIWSLGCTIIEMATSKPPWSHYEGVAAIFKIGNSKDMPEIPDHLSNDAKNFIMLCLQRDPLARPKAQALLDHPFLRDQSATRATNVRITRDAFPYMLDGSRTPPVLEHSQRTTSLDADYATKPAVAASRGLRSPRDNSRTITSLPVSPCSSPLRQYGPAHKSCFLSPPHPSYTMMGQHTLPSSPMRSNATFSLDPWHEIPAYKLHTPGGSPRRRLI; this is encoded by the exons ATGCCCACGTGGTGGGGTAAAAAATCCAGCAAGTCCAAGGAGCAAGTGCCGGAGGACGAGCCACGTGCCGCCGGCGTGCTCCACTTCAACTTCATCAAGTCTCCGATCAGGAAGCAGCTCAAAGGGGAAAGACCAAAAAGCTTCGACGatgccgccgccgccgccgctagGATCTCGCCGAGAGCTAGCAGGGATCTCTCTTCTTCCGCCGCCGCCTGCTGTAACTCCGACGTCGGCGAGAAGAGAGGGGTCCCCTTGCCTCGCCCTTCTGTTTCGTCTACCCAGAGCTTCGGCACCGATCAAGCCATCGTGTTCGGATCTGCATCGCTTTCTGGCTCTAGCGTGAGTTCATCTGGCTCGTGTGATGATCAACCTCCCTGTCACTCTCAGTCTCCGGTTAATCCCTCAAG AGCACAATATGAAATGAAGTTCAATGTGAGGTCTAAAAGCCCAGGTCCTGGGTCAAGAGGGCCAACTAGTCCTACATCACCTCTTCATCCAAGGTTGCAAGGGTTGAGTCTTGGCTCCCCAACAGGAAGACAAGAAGATGATAGGAGTCAGTGTCATCCATTGCCTCTTCCACCGGGCTCTCCGACTAGTCCTTCTTCTCTTTCCAACACTTTTTCGAACACGAGAGCAAATGGTCTGCCAGAAAACACTAGCTACTGTTCCAAGTGGAAGAGAGGAAAGCTTCTAGGAAGGGGAACATTTGGACATGTTTACCTGGGATTCAATAG TGAGAGTGGACAGTTGTGTGCAATAAAAGAAGTCCGTGTTGCCTGTGAAGATCAAACATCAAGAGAGTGCCTGAAACAACTTAATCAG GAGATACATTTGCTTAGTCAGCTTTCACATCCAAACATTGTTCAATACTATGGGAGTAATTTG GGAGAAGAAACACTTTCCGTTCATTTGGAATATGTCTCTGGTGGTTCTATTCATAAATTACTTCAGGAATATGGGGCCTTTAAGGAGCCTGTTATTCAAAATTATACCAGGCAGATTGTCTCTGGACTTGCATATCTTCATGGGAGAAATACAGTGCACAG GGATATCAAAGGGGCTAACATACTCGTTGATCCTAATGGTGAAATCAAGCTGGCAGACTTTGGAATGGCTAAACTT ACAAGTACTACTGTCTCGATGCTTTCTTTCAAAGGAAGTCCATACTGGATGGCACCTGAG GTTGTAATGAATACAAATGGCTATAGTCTTCCTGTTGATATTTGGAGTTTGGGATGCACAATTATAGAAATGGCAACATCAAAACCTCCTTGGAGTCATTATGAAGGG GTGGCCGCAATATTTAAGATTGGTAACAGCAAAGATATGCCTGAAATTCCTGATCATCTCTCAAATGATGCAAAGAATTTTATTATGCTATGCTTACAAAGAGATCCATTAGCCCGCCCAAAAGCCCAAGCGTTACTAGATCACCCCTTTCTTCGAGATCAGTCTGCAACCAGAGCTACAAACGTCAGAATAACTAGGGATGCTTTTCCCTACATGCTTGATGGAAGCCGGACACCG CCAGTTTTAGAGCATTCCCAGAGAACAACTTCCCTGGATGCAGATTATGCAACAAAGCCAGCTGTTGCAGCTTCACGAGGATTAAGGAGTCCAAG AGATAACTCAAGAACGATCACATCTTTACCAGTGTCTCCCTGTTCAAGTCCATTGCGACAATACGGGCCGGCACACAAAAGCTGTTTCCTTTCTCCTCCTCATCCTAGTTACACAATGATGGGACAACATACCCTCCCTTCATCTCCAATGAGATCAAATGCCACGTTCAGTCTTGATCCTTGGCACGAAATACCTGCGTACAAACTCCACACACCCGGTGGATCCCCGCGAAGGAGACTCATTTGA
- the LOC130712934 gene encoding NAD(P)H-quinone oxidoreductase subunit O, chloroplastic translates to MAFSVSLFHTSIPSLLNSPQTLRRKHAHFPLIRAVQAGEPENPKTKSESSSASGAGAAQSSNAAAPKIPKKPVYSMKKGQIVRVDKEKYLTSINYLSVGHPPYYKGLDYIYEDRGEVLDMRVFDTGEHALIAWVGIPTAPAWLPTYMLIKSEKLDYERI, encoded by the exons ATGGCGTTCTCTGTGTCTCTCTTCCACACCTcaatcccttctcttcttaacTCACCACAAACGTTGAGAAGGAAACATGCCCATTTCCCATTGATTCGTGCAGTGCAAGCTGGTGAACCAGAAAACCCAAAAACCAAGAGTGAAAGTTCCTCTGCCTCTGGTGCAGGTGCAGCTCAGTCTTCGAATGCAGCTGCTCCTAAGATCCCCAAGAAACCTGTTTATTCCA TGAAGAAAGGTCAGATTGTGAGGGTGGACAAGGAGAAATATCTCACTAGCATCAAT TATCTTTCTGTTGGGCATCCACCTTATTACAAAGGATTAGACTATATTTATGAAGACCGTGGTGAG GTCCTGGATATGCGTGTATTTGACACAGGAGAGCATGCACTT ATTGCATGGGTAGGAATCCCTACTGCTCCAGCTTGGCTTCCTACATACATGCTTATCAAG TCTGAGAAGCTTGATTATGAGAGGATATGA
- the LOC130712928 gene encoding ABC transporter I family member 10, whose amino-acid sequence MNLPSLIRFPERLLAPRCSTLPTNTIRSNSVENVAIVGRNLNFSFTARQTNDVRVLRDCSLRIPSGQFWMLLGPNGCGKSTLLKILAGLLAPTSGTVYVNEPKSFVFQNPDHQVVMPTVDADVAFGLGKFNLPNDEVRSKVQRALHAVGLSDYMKRSVQTLSGGQKQRVAIAGALAEACKVLLLDELTTFLDETDQVGVIKAVRNTLDTSADVTALWVTHRLEELEYADGAIYMEDGKVVKHGDATSIRSFIEARQSAYINQINS is encoded by the exons ATGAATCTCCCTTCTCTCATTCGCTTCCCTGAGCGTCTTCTTGCTCCTCGTTGCTCAACACTTCCCACTAACACTATCAG GAGCAATAGCGTGGAGAATGTTGCAATTGTTGGCCGTAATCTGAATTTTTCCTTCACGGCAAGGCAAACAAATGATGTGCGAGTTCTCAGGGATTGTTCACTTCGCATTCCTTCTGGGCAGTTTTGGATGCTTCTTGGACCCAATGGGTGTGGAAAATCAACCCTCTTGAAG ATTTTGGCTGGTCTCTTGGCTCCAACTTCAGGAACAGTGTATGTGAATGAGCCTAAAAGTTTTGTTTTCCAAAATCCAGATCATCAG GTGGTGATGCCCACAGTAGATGCTGATGTTGCATTTGGTCTTGGTAAATTCAACTTGCCCAATGATGAGGTCAGATCTAAGGTGCAACGAGCTTTGCATGCTGTTGGCCTGTCTGACTACATGAAG AGATCTGTCCAAACTCTGAGTGGCGGTCAGAAGCAGAGGGTTGCCATTGCTGGTGCTCTAGCAGAAGCTTGCAAAGTTCTATTGTTGGATGAGCTAACCACATTCTTAGACGAAACTGACCAG GTTGGGGTTATCAAAGCTGTTAGGAACACTTTGGACACCTCTGCAGATGTCACAGCATTATGGGTCACCCATCGTTTGGAAGAACTAGAGTATGCAGATGGTGCCATCTACATGGAGGATGGGAAAGTGGTCAAGCATGGAGATGCGACAAGCATAAGGAGTTTCATTGAAGCCAGGCAATCCGCTTATATAAACCAGATTAATTCCTAA
- the LOC130712954 gene encoding probable gamma-secretase subunit PEN-2, with amino-acid sequence MEASQSQSQSSNSLNPNRNPFASSLPLWPTIDGQLGLSEEESEKHARRFYNFGFLLLPLLWALNCFYFWPVLRHAHSFPRIRPYIVGSAVGFAVFTALLCSWALTFSIGGERLFGPVWDQLVMYNLADRLGLTSWN; translated from the exons ATGGAAGCGTCACAGTCGCAGTCACAGAGCAGCAACTCTCTGAATCCGAATCGGAACCCGTTCGCGTCATCGCTGCCGCTGTGGCCAACGATCGACGGCCAACTCGGGCTGTCGGAGGAAGAATCAGAGAAGCACGCGCGGCGGTTCTACAACTTCGGCTTCCTACTTCTCCCTCTTCTTTGGGCCCTCAATTGCTTCTACTTCTGGCCTGTTCTTCGCCATGCTCACTCTTTCCCTCGCATTCGCCCCT ATATTGTTGGATCTGCAGTTGGGTTTGCTGTATTCACGGCGCTTCTCTGTTCTTGGGCTCTTACATTTTCCATTGGAGGGGAACGCCTCTTTGGCCCTGTTTGGGATCAACTGGTTATGTACAATCTTGCTGATAGATTAGGATTAACAAGCTGGAACTAG
- the LOC130746885 gene encoding transcription factor MYB52-like yields MVRSRSSSSNNERKQSCYRDHWRPLEDEKLRQLVNQHGKSCRLRWYNQLNPNIIKLPFTDEEEEKLLSLHKVKGNQWASIARYFPGRTDNALKNYFHVLMARRRKRERRTLFGDKFGHSSRINSNSQNFRNTEIFGVSYYSQTPTTPWTLTIGSTTITSSKADKDSSVSSCVGEKVKPFDLEKISNASPAFVGSWILGTYKSFTAPSLPSIGKVDPLPKFSYTNYGNRTEDSITCCNSGKHHEQEQTEPLNLNLKQKGVVSFIDFLGVGSSSSHDDSIRGP; encoded by the exons ATGGTAAGGTCCAGAAGCAGCAGCAGTAACAATGAGAGGAAACAAAGTTGCTACAGAGATCACTGGAGACCCCTTGAAGATGAGAAACTAAGGCAACTTGTGAATCAACATG GGAAAAGCTGCAGATTGAGGTGGTACAATCAACTAAACCCAAACATAATTAAATTGCCCTTCACtgatgaggaggaagaaaagCTGCTATCACTTCACAAGGTTAAGGGAAACCAATGGGCTTCCATAGCCAGATACTTCCCTGGAAGAACTGACAATGCACTCAAGAATTACTTCCATGTGTTAATGgccagaagaaggaagagagagagaaggacACTGTTTGGTGACAAATTTGGCCACAGTTCAAGGATCAATTCCAACTCACAGAACTTCAGAAACACTGAAATTTTTGGTGTGTCTTATTACTCACAGACACCAACAACTCCTTGGACTCTAACTATAGGTTCTACAACCATCACATCAAGCAAGGCTGACAAAGACTCAAGTGTTTCTTCATGTGTTGGAGAGAAAGTGAAACCATTTGATTTGGAAAAAATTTCAAATGCTAGTCCTGCATTTGTAGGTTCTTGGATTCTTGGCACATACAAAAGCTTCACTGCACCAAGCCTTCCTAGTATTGGCAAGGTTGATCCTCTTCCAAAATTCTCATACACTAATTATGGCAACAGAACTGAGGACTCCATCACATGCTGCAACTCTGGTAAGCATCATGAGCAAGAACAAACTGAACCTCTTAATCTTAATCTCAAGCAAAAGGGTGTTGTTTCCTTCATAGACTTTCTTGGAGTGGGAAGCTCTTCATCCCATGATGACAGCATTAGGGGACCATGA
- the LOC130712943 gene encoding GDP-mannose transporter GONST1 isoform X2 — MKPSINEEHDVEDGKLVKSKTNKIPNQALLAGLAYCLSSCSMILVNKFVLSSYDFNAGISLMVYQNFISVILVTILSLLGLVSTEPLTWRLIKVWFPVNVIFVGMLITSMFSLKYINVAMVTVLKNVTNVITALGEMYLFKKHHDSRVWAALFLMIISAITGGITDLSFNATGYIWQTLNCFLTASYSLTLRRVMDTAKQVTKSGNLNEFSMVLLNNILSLPLGIFLVVVFNEVDYLFTTPLLRLPSFWLVMTFSGFLGLAISFTSMWFLHQTGATTYRSSGRGVFR, encoded by the exons ATGAAGCCTTCTATAAATGAAGAACATGATGTGGAAGATGGCAAGTTGGTCAAAagcaaaacaaataaaattccCAATCAAGCCTTGTTGGCTGGACTTGCATATTGTCTTTCCTCTTGTAGCATGATTTTGGTTAACAAGTTTGTACTTTCCAGCTATGATTTTAATGCTGGGATATCCTTGATGGTGTACCAG AATTTCATTTCAGTGATTCTTGTTACTATTTTGAGTCTTCTGGGTTTAGTTTCAACTGAGCCACTAACATGGAGATTGATTAAAGTTTGGTTTCCTGTGAATGTTATATTTGTGGGAATGCTCATTACAAGCATGTTTAG TCTGAAATACATTAATGTAGCCATGGTGACAGTCCTGAAGAATGTTACTAATGTCATAACCGCCCTTGGTGAAATGTACTTGTTTAAGAAGCACCACGACAGCAGAGTCTGGGCTGCTCTATTTCTAATG ATTATTTCGGCAATTACTGGAGGGATTACTGATCTCTCCTTTAATGCAACTGGCTATATTTGGCAGACACTAAACTGCTTCTTAACTGCATCATATTCT CTGACCCTACGAAGAGTCATGGATACAGCAAAGCAAGTTACTAAGTCCGGAAATTTAAATGAGTTTTCGATGGTCTTGTTGAACAACATCCTTTCTTTGCCTTTGGGAATTTTCCTGGTTGTTGTTTTCAATGAGGTGGATTATCTCTTCACAAC GCCACTTTTGAGATTGCCTAGCTTTTGGTTGGTGATGACCTTCAGTGGATTTTTGGGACTAGCAATCAGCTTCACATCCATGTGGTTTCTTCATCAAACAGGGGCTACAACTTACAG GTCTTCTGGCAGGGGTGTTTTTCGCTAG
- the LOC130712920 gene encoding uncharacterized protein LOC130712920 yields the protein MPIEMPRGLPFSVDTWSSSSSSSKRHHFLTHAHKDHSSNIASHFSSSSSPIYSTLLTKTLLLQQFPQLDASLFLDIEVGQSLIIDDPSGAFTVTAFDANHCPGAVMFLFEGKFGNILHTGDCRFTTECLLNLPHKYVGKKGKEPRCPLDCVFLDCTFGNFSRAMPTKPSAVQQVLNCIWKHPDATRVYLICDILGQEEIPVNVCQIFGGKIYVDKAKNPECFKNLALIAPEILCEDPSSRFHLSDGSPGLYERARAKLVEAKATLQPEPLIIRPSAQWYACEEGFSDIENAKKKRTSEAVKDQFGVWHVCYSMHSSREELEWALQLLSPRWVVSTTPSCRAMELNYVKKHCFKSKAALNNSVLKLLDMTVETSDNVEALVKSVSCFPVLEGIPQPCVQTKSPVKHCTEAKAPEELPLPGKRLPVTLFGRARLGLQDITFSQGSNILPVNALSEEVSSDAPQEFLDNVENDEVKCDRSLERKEDSHPVKKYQWERSQEREEDSYLVKEYKQSEVQEDTRFHKSASYSDTRSSGLSESVRKLYRSMNIPVPQPLPSLVSLINSNKRFKR from the exons atgcCGATCGAAATGCCCAGAGGTTTACCTTTCTCCGTCGACACATGGAGTAGTTCATCTTCATCGTCGAAGCGCCACCATTTCCTCACACACGCTCACAAAGACCATTCCTCCAACATAGCTTCCCActtctcctcttcctcttccccaATTTACTCCACGCTTCTCACCAAAACCCTTCTCCTTCAACAATTTCCCCAGCTAGATGCATCCTTGTTTCTGGACATTGAGGTAGGCCAGTCATTGATAATCGACGATCCTTCTGGCGCCTTCACGGTTACCGCTTTCGACGCCAATCACTGCCCTG gGGCTGTGATGTTCTTGTTTGAAGGAAAATTTGGTAACATTCTGCACACAGGAGATTGCAGGTTTACCACTGAGTGTCTCCTCAACTTGCCTCACAAGTATGTTGGCAAGAAGGGGAAGGAGCCGCGTTGTCCTCTTGATTGTGTCTTCTTAGACTGTACTTTTGGAAATTTCTCTCGCGCCATGCCTACTAAGCCTTCTGCTGTTCAACAG GTTCTTAATTGTATATGGAAGCATCCTGATGCAACAAGAGTGTATCTTATCTGTGACATTCTCGGACAGGAAGAGATCCCTGTTAACGTGTGTCAAATATTTGGAGGCAAGATATATGTTGATAAAGCTAAAAATCCTGAATGTTTCAAGAACCTAGCACTTATAGCGCCTGAAATCCTTTGTGAAGATCCATCCTCTCGTTTTCATTTGTCTGACGGATCTCCAGGACTATATGAAAGAGCAAGAGCAAAGCTGGTTGAGGCCAAGGCAACTCTTCAACCAGAACCTCTCATTATCCGCCCTTCGGCACAGTGGTATGCTTGTGAAGAAGGGTTCTCTGATATTGAAAACGCTAAAAAAAAGAGGACCAGTGAAGCAGTTAAGGATCAGTTTGGTGTTTGGCATGTGTGTTACTCAATGCACTCATCCAGGGAGGAATTGGAATGGGCGCTTCAACTTCTTTCACCAAGGTGGGTTGTTTCAACAACCCCCAGCTGCAGGGCTATGGAGCTGAACTATGTTAAGAAACACTGCTTTAAGTCTAAAGCAGCTCTCAATAACTCTGTATTGAAGCTTCTGGATATGACTGTGGAGACTTCTGATAATGTGGAGGCATTGGTCAAATCTGTAAGCTGTTTTCCTGTGCTTGAAGGGATCCCTCAGCCTTGTGTGCAAACTAAATCACCCGTCAAACACTGCACTGAGGCTAAAGCACCGGAAGAATTGCCTCTACCTGGCAAACGCTTGCCTGTCACATTATTTGGAAGAGCAAGGCTCGGTCTCCAGGATATTACCTTTTCACAAGGGAGTAATATTTTGCCAGTTAATGCCCTTTCGGAGGAAGTTTCAAGTGATGCACCACAAGAATTCTTGGATAATGTGGAGAATGATGAAGTGAAATGCGATAGGTCACTGGAAAGAAAGGAAGATTCACATCCAGTGAAGAAGTATCAATGGGAGAGGTCACAGGAAAGAGAGGAAGACTCTTATCTAGTGAAGGAGTATAAGCAATCCGAGGTTCAGGAAGACACAAGATTTCATAAGAGTGCCTCCTATTCAGATACTAGATCCTCAGGCTTGAGTGAAAGTGTCAGAAAGTTGTATAGGTCAATGAACATTCCTGTGCCTCAACCTCTTCCCTCCTTGGTGAGTCTTATAAATTCCAATAAACGTTTCAAGAGGTGA